CGGAAGCGCCGAGCGGGTGTCCGATGGCGACAGCGCCGCCCCAGGCGTTGACGATGGCCGGGTCCACATCCCAGGCGTCCAGGCAGGCCAGGGACTGGGCTGCGAAGGCCTCGTTGAGTTCAATGGCGCCGACGTCGCTCCAGCTGATGCCGGCACGCTTCAGCGCCGTGTTGGCCGCTTCCACCGGAGCGTAACCGAAGTACTGCGGCTCGTTGGCGGCAGCGCCGCGGCCGGCGATCCGGGCCAGCGGGTCCAGGCCCAGGATGCCGGCGGCGTTTTCGCTGCCCAGCCAGGCCGCGGAGGCGCCGTCGTTCAGGGGGGAAGCGTTGCCGGCGGTGACGGTGCCGCCGGAGACGTCCTCCGACGCCGGCCGGAAAACGGTGCGCAGCGTGGCGAGCTTCTCGACCGTGGAGCCGGCGCGGATGCTCTCGTCCCGGTCCAGGTCCACGCCGTCGACGGCGACGGTCAGGTTCGCGTATTTGCCCTCGTCCCACGCCTTTGCGGCGAGGGCGTGCGAGGCTGCGGCGAACTCATCCTGGCGTTCCCGGGTAATGCCGTACTTCTCGCGCAGCTGCTCGGTGGCCTCCCCCAGGGAGACAGTCCATTCCTTCGGCATGGCCGGGTTGACCAGCCGCCAGCCCAGCGTGGTGGAGGCCAGGGTCTGGTCTCCGGCGGGATAGGGCTTCTCGTTCTTGGGCAGCACCCAGGGGGCACGGCTCATGGACTCGACGCCGCCGATCAGCATCAGGTCCGCTTCACCGGTGTTGATCTGCCGCGAGGCGATCAGTGCTGCGTCGAGGGACGAGCCGCAGAGGCGGTTGACCGTGGTGCCCGGGATCGAGGTGGGCAGGCCGGCCAGCAGCGTGGCCATCCGGGCAACATTGCGGTTTTCCTCGCCGGCACCGTTGGCGTTGCCGAAGACCACTTCGTCGATCCGCTCGGGGTCAAGGCCGGGGGCCCGGGACACGGAGGCCTTCAGGACCTGGGCGGCCAGGTCGTCCGGGCGGACGCCGGCGAGGGCTCCGCCGAATTTGCCGAAGGGGGTGCGGACTGCGTCGTAGATGTAGGCCTGGTTCACGGGTGCTCCTTGAACTGGAAAGCGAAAACTGGAAGAGGGGGAAGGGCCGGGATGGGGAAGGGCTGCCGCCGGCTCAGGCCGCGGCGTCAATCTCGCGGAAGACGCCCTGGGCCACCTTGAAGGCGGAGTTGGCGGAGGGGACGCCGCAGTAGATGGCGGACTGCAGCACGATCTCCTTGATCTCGTCGCGGTCCAGGCCGTTGCGCAGCGCTGCCCGGACGTGCATGGCGAACTCCTCCAGGTGGCCGTGCGCTATCAGTGCCGTCAGGGTGATGGCGCTGCGCATGGTGCGCGGCAGGCCCGGACGGGTCCAGATGGTGCCCCAGGCGTACTGGGTGATCAGGTCCTGGAAGTCGGTGGTGAACTCGTCCTTGCCCGCGTTGGCGCGGTCCACATGCTCGGCGCCGAGGACTTCGCGGCGTACCGCCATGCCCTCGTTGTACACGTCCTGCCGGCTCTTGTTGGCATCTGCGATCACTGCGTCATTTCCCTTCAAGGTACTGGGCGCCGAAGAAGTCCTTCAGCAGTTCTGCGGTTACGGCCGGCTGCTCCACCGGGACCAGGTGCGCGGCGTCGTCGACGACGGCGGCGGTTCCGTTGGCCACCCGGTCGGCAATGAGCTGCGCGAACGACGGCGGCGTGACGACGTCGTCGGCACCGGCTACCGCGAGCACGGGGACCGTGATGTCCGGCAGCCGTCCCCGGACATCGAAGGTCGCCAGTGCCCGGCAGCAGAGGGCGTAGGAGAAGCGGTCCGCGTCCTGCAGCGAGTGGAGCAGGGCGGCAGCGGCAGCGGGCTCCCGGTCCATAAAGCCCGGGGCGAACCAGCGCTGCCCCGAGCCGACCACCTGGGTGGGCGTGCCCTGGAGGCGCACCGTTTCCGCGCGTTCCTCCCAGGCTCCGGTTTCGCCGATCTTGGCACCGGAGCAGAGGACGGCCACGCCGTCGAACAGCGACCCGTGGTCCAGGCCGAGCTGGAGTCCGACGGCGCCGCCCAGCGATACCCCGGCGTAAAAGACCGGGACATCTGCGGGAATGTCTCCGGCGTTGCGGGCTGCGGTGACCATCGCCGCGACGGCGGCGGCCAGGTCCGCGATGCTGAAGGATTCCCCTGCAGCGGGGCTGGCACCGTGGCCGGGCAGGTCCCAGGCGATGACCGTGAAGGTGTCCAGGGCGGCCGCTGCCCGGCTCCACAATGGCATGGACGCAGTGCCCAGCGACGGGCCGGCGATCAGGACGGGTGCGGCGGGGCCGGCGTTGGAAAGGCGGGAGGCCTTGATGGCGGGGATGCTCATGCTGAGGGCTTTCCGGGGTAGGCCGCGGTGATCCGCTCAATGAGGGCGGTGGCCTCCCCTAGGTATTCGGCGGGGTCGAGGATGCTCTTGAGTTCCGTATCGGAAAGGACTTCCGGGGGGACCGCTGCGCGCAGCAGCTCTTCGAAGGGCTCGCCGGAGGACAGCGAGCGGGCCACGGTGTCGGCGATGATTTCCTTGCCGCGTCCGGGCACGCCGTCGTCGAGCAGCGGGGCGGCCACGGCCATGATTTTCTCACTGACCACAAGCGGCCCGGCGGATTCCAGGTTGCGGGCCAGCGCGTCCGTGGAGACCTGCAGGCCCTCGGCCAGTTCGGCCAGCTTGGCAGCGGCTCCCCCGGCGAGGCGCAGCAGGGAGCGCAGGGCCTGCCATTCCACGTGCCAGGAGCCGCTGGGCCGCTCATCGTCCGCGGCTGCGGCAGCGGCGTTCAGCTGCATGCCGTAGCCGGGTGCGGCCAGGGCCGCACTGCGGATCAGGACGGACAGGACGGGGTTCTGCTTCTGCGGCATGGCGGAGGATCCTCCGCGGCCGGCGGCGCGGGGTTCGGAGACCTCGCCGATTTCCGGCCGGCTGAGCAGCAGGACGTCGTTGGCAACCTTTCCGGCCGCGGCGGTGAAGTCCTGCAGTGCAGCGCCGAGGGCGGTCACCGGCAGCCGGTTGGTCTGCCAGGGTGCCACGGGGTCGGCCAGGCCGAGGCCGTGTGCCAGCCGTGCGGTGAGGTCGAAGGCGGTCAACGGTGCGCCGGAGCCGGCCTGGGCGCCGTCGCCCGGCTGTGCCGCGGAACCGGTCTGTGCGGCGGAACCGGCAGCGAGGGTGAGTGCCGCCAGTGTTCCGGAGGCGCCTCCCCACTGCAGCTGGAGGTTGCCGGCGGCGGTACGCAGTCCCTGGGCGGCGCTGCCCACCCCGTGCAGCCACTGGGCGGCGCGCAGGCCGAAGGTGGAGGGCAGCGAGTGCTGGGTCAGGGTCCGGGCCACGCACAGGGTCGCTGCGTGGCGCCGGGCGGTGGCACCCAGGGCAGCGGCGGCCCGGTCGGCATCCGCGATGATGGTGTCCAGGGCGCGGCGGGCCAGCAGCATCAGGGCGGTGTCCATGATGTCCTGGCTGGTGGCGCCGCGGTGGATGGCGGCCGCGGCTTTGGGCGAAGATTCCCGTGCCTGGGCCCGGAGGTCGGCCAGCAGCGGAATCACGGGATTGCCGCCGCCCTGCGCCCGCTCGGCCAGGGACGCGGCGTCGTACCGGGAAGCGTCGCTGACGGCGGCCACCGCGGCGGGTGCTTCCGGATCGGCCAGGCCGGCGGAGGCCAGCACGCGCACCCATTCGAGCTCCACGTCCAGGAGGGCCTGGAGCAGCTGTCGGTCCCCGGTCAGTTCCGCGACCCGGGTACCCGCCCAGGCCGGGGAGAGCAGCCCGTAGTCCGCGCTGTCCGCTGCACCCACCGGTTACGCCCCGGGGTAGGTGAGGAAGACGGTTTCGCCTTCGCCCTGCAGGCAGATGTTCCAGCGGAGTCCGCCGTCTGCTTCGCGGGTGGCGATCAGGGTGCGCCGGCGTTCCTCGGGCAGCGAGGACAGCAGGGCGTCGCGGGCCAGGGCCTCTTCGTCGTCCGGCAGGTACATCCGGGTGTGCAGCTTGTTGAGCAGGCCGCGGGCGAAGATGACGACGGAAATGAAGGGGGCCGATCCCTCTTCCGTAGGGCCCGGGTTGACCGTGGTGAAGGTGTAGTTGCCGGCATTGTCGACGGCGGTGCGGCCCCAGCCGGTGAAGGTGTAGCCGTCACGGACCAGGGATCCGGTCCGCTGGGG
This genomic stretch from Arthrobacter sp. zg-Y1110 harbors:
- a CDS encoding thiolase family protein, whose translation is MNQAYIYDAVRTPFGKFGGALAGVRPDDLAAQVLKASVSRAPGLDPERIDEVVFGNANGAGEENRNVARMATLLAGLPTSIPGTTVNRLCGSSLDAALIASRQINTGEADLMLIGGVESMSRAPWVLPKNEKPYPAGDQTLASTTLGWRLVNPAMPKEWTVSLGEATEQLREKYGITRERQDEFAAASHALAAKAWDEGKYANLTVAVDGVDLDRDESIRAGSTVEKLATLRTVFRPASEDVSGGTVTAGNASPLNDGASAAWLGSENAAGILGLDPLARIAGRGAAANEPQYFGYAPVEAANTALKRAGISWSDVGAIELNEAFAAQSLACLDAWDVDPAIVNAWGGAVAIGHPLGASGTRILGTLARRLQESGERWGVAAICIGVGQGLAVVLENAN
- the pcaC gene encoding 4-carboxymuconolactone decarboxylase codes for the protein MAVRREVLGAEHVDRANAGKDEFTTDFQDLITQYAWGTIWTRPGLPRTMRSAITLTALIAHGHLEEFAMHVRAALRNGLDRDEIKEIVLQSAIYCGVPSANSAFKVAQGVFREIDAAA
- a CDS encoding alpha/beta fold hydrolase gives rise to the protein MSIPAIKASRLSNAGPAAPVLIAGPSLGTASMPLWSRAAAALDTFTVIAWDLPGHGASPAAGESFSIADLAAAVAAMVTAARNAGDIPADVPVFYAGVSLGGAVGLQLGLDHGSLFDGVAVLCSGAKIGETGAWEERAETVRLQGTPTQVVGSGQRWFAPGFMDREPAAAAALLHSLQDADRFSYALCCRALATFDVRGRLPDITVPVLAVAGADDVVTPPSFAQLIADRVANGTAAVVDDAAHLVPVEQPAVTAELLKDFFGAQYLEGK
- a CDS encoding lyase family protein; the encoded protein is MGAADSADYGLLSPAWAGTRVAELTGDRQLLQALLDVELEWVRVLASAGLADPEAPAAVAAVSDASRYDAASLAERAQGGGNPVIPLLADLRAQARESSPKAAAAIHRGATSQDIMDTALMLLARRALDTIIADADRAAAALGATARRHAATLCVARTLTQHSLPSTFGLRAAQWLHGVGSAAQGLRTAAGNLQLQWGGASGTLAALTLAAGSAAQTGSAAQPGDGAQAGSGAPLTAFDLTARLAHGLGLADPVAPWQTNRLPVTALGAALQDFTAAAGKVANDVLLLSRPEIGEVSEPRAAGRGGSSAMPQKQNPVLSVLIRSAALAAPGYGMQLNAAAAAADDERPSGSWHVEWQALRSLLRLAGGAAAKLAELAEGLQVSTDALARNLESAGPLVVSEKIMAVAAPLLDDGVPGRGKEIIADTVARSLSSGEPFEELLRAAVPPEVLSDTELKSILDPAEYLGEATALIERITAAYPGKPSA
- the pcaG gene encoding protocatechuate 3,4-dioxygenase subunit alpha; this translates as MNEQKLTATPGQTIGPFYGYALPFEKDNQLLSPGMPGSVRLQGTVTDGAGDTIPDALLEIWQADADGNIPQRTGSLVRDGYTFTGWGRTAVDNAGNYTFTTVNPGPTEEGSAPFISVVIFARGLLNKLHTRMYLPDDEEALARDALLSSLPEERRRTLIATREADGGLRWNICLQGEGETVFLTYPGA